One genomic region from Lynx canadensis isolate LIC74 chromosome E1, mLynCan4.pri.v2, whole genome shotgun sequence encodes:
- the GCGR gene encoding glucagon receptor, translating to MPPARPHRPHFLPLLLLLACQPQAPSAQVMDFLFEKWKLYGDQCLYNLSLLPPPTELVCNRTFDKYSCWPDTPPNTTANISCPWYLPWHHKVQHRLVFKKCGPDGQWVRGPRGQPWRNASQCQMDDDEIEVQKEVAKMYNSFQVMYTVGYSLSLGALLLALATLLGLSKLHCTRNYIHANLFASFVLKASSVLVIDTLLKTRYSQKIGDDLSVSVWLSDGAVAGCRVAAVFMQYGIVANYCWLLVEGVYLHSLLGLAAFPERSFFALYLGLGWGAPMLFVIPWAVVKCLFENIQCWTSNDNMGFWWILRFPVFLAILINLLIFTRVLRVLVAKLRARQMRYTDYKFRLAKSTLTLIPLLGVHEVVFAFVTDEHAQGTLRSAKLFFDLFLSSFQGLLVAVLYCFLNKEVQSELLRRWHRWHVGNSLREQRHVHRPPASARPRGRPPSAKLLLSGGGGGSNGAGRDPSAETCRVSSLPGLAESPF from the exons ATGCCCCCCGCCCGGCCACACCGCCCCCACTTTctcccgctgctgctgctgctggcctgCCAG CCACAGGCCCCCTCCGCCCAGGTGATGGACTTCCTGTTTGAGAAGTGGAAGCTGTACGGTGATCAGTGTCTCTACAACCTGAgcctgctgcccccccccaccg AGCTGGTCTGTAACAGAACCTTCGACAAGTATTCCTGTTGGCCGGACACCCCTCCCAACACCACGGCCAACATCTCCTGCCCCTGGTACCTGCCCTGGCACCACAAAG TGCAACACCGCCTCGTCTTCAAGAAGTGCGGGCCTGACGGGCAGTGGGTGCGCGGGCCCCGGGGGCAGCCGTGGCGGAATGCGTCTCAGTGCCAGATGGACGACGACGAGATTGAGGTCCAG AAGGAGGTGGCCAAGATGTACAACAGCTTCCAGGTGATGTACACGGTGGGGTACTCTCTCTCCCTGGGGGCCCTGCTCCTGGCCCTCGCCACCCTGCTGGGCCTCAG CAAGCTGCACTGCACCCGAAACTACATCCACGCAAACCTGTTCGCGTCCTTCGTGCTCAAGGCCAGTTCCGTGCTGGTCATCGACACGCTGCTCAAGACCCGATACAGTCAGAAGATCGGCGACGACCTCAGCGTGAGCGTCTGGCTGAGTGATGGG GCAGTGGCCGGCTGCCGGGTGGCCGCGGTGTTCATGCAGTACGGCATCGTGGCCAACTACTGCTGGCTGCTGGTGGAGGGCGTGTACCTGCACAGCCTGCTGGGCCTCGCCGCCTTCCCGGAGAGGAGCTTCTTCGCCCTCTACCTGGGCCTCGGCTGGG gtGCCCCCATGCTCTTCGTCATCCCCTGGGCTGTGGTCAAGTGTCTGTTTGAGAACATCCA GTGCTGGACGAGCAACGATAACATGGGCTTCTGGTGGATCCTGCGCTTCCCCGTCTTCCTGGCGATCCTG ATCAACCTCCTCATCTTCACCCGCGTCCTCCGCGTCCTCGTGGCCAAGCTGCGAGCCCGCCAGATGCGCTACACCGACTACAAGTTCCG GCTGGCGAAGTCCACGCTGACCCTCATCCCCTTGCTGGGCGTCCACGAGGTGGTGTTTGCCTTCGTGACGGACGAGCACGCCCAGGGGACCCTGCGCTCCGCCAAGCTTTTCTTCGACCTCTTCCTCAGCTCCTTCCAG GGCCTGCTGGTGGCTGTTCTATACTGTTTCCTCAATAAGGAG gtgCAGTCGGAGCTGCTGCGGCGCTGGCACCGCTGGCACGTGGGCAACTCGCTGCGGGAACAGCGCCACGTGCACAGGCCCCCCGCCTCCGCCCGGCCCCGGGGCCGCCCCCCCAGCGCGAAGCTGCTGCTCTCCGGGGGCGGAGGCGGCAGCAACGGGGCCGGCCGGGACCCCTCCGCGGAGACCTGCCGGGTCAGCAGCCTCCCTGGGCTGGCCGAGAGCCCCTTCTAA
- the MCRIP1 gene encoding mapk-regulated corepressor-interacting protein 1, with the protein MTSSPVSRVVYNGKRNSSPRSPPSSSEIFTPAHEENVRFIYEAWQGVERDLRSQMSGSERGLVEEYVEKVPNPSLKTFKPIDLGDLKRRSTPDAKKS; encoded by the exons ATGACCAG TTCCCCCGTCTCCAGAGTCGTCTACAACGGCAAGAGGAACAGTAGCCCCCGCTCTCCCCCCAGCAGCAGCGAGATCTTCACCCCAGCCCACGAGGAGAATGTGCGCTTCATTTATGAAG CCTGGCAGGGAGTGGAGCGAGACCTGCGGAGCCAGATGTCGGGCAGCGAGCGGGGCCTGGTGGAGGAGTACGTGGAGAAGGTCCCCAACCCCAGTCTgaaga CCTTCAAGCCCATCGACCTGGGTGACCTGAAGCGCCGGAGCACGCCTGACGCCAAGAAGTCCTGA
- the PPP1R27 gene encoding protein phosphatase 1 regulatory subunit 27 gives MPSRTGRYARYSPRHRRRRMLADRSVRFPNDVLFLDHIRQGDLEQVGRFIRARKVTLDTIHPSGLAALHEAVLSGNLECVKLLVKYGADIHQRDETGWTPLHIACSDGYPDIARYLISLGADRDAANDDGDLPSDLIDPDFKDLVELFQGTRMD, from the exons ATGCCCAGCAGGACCGGCCGCTACGCCCGATACAGCCCACGACATCGGCGCCGGCGGATGCTGGCCGATCGCAGCGTGCGTTTCCCTAACGACGTCCTGTTCTTAGACCACATCCGCCAGGGTGACCTGGAGCAGGTAGGGCGCTTTATCCGGGCTCGGAAAGTCACCCTGGACACCATCCACCCCTCAG gcctGGCCGCCCTGCACGAAGCCGTGCTCTCTGGAAACCTGGAGTGCGTGAAGCTGCTGGTCAAGTACGGAGCTGACATTCACCAGCGAGACGAGACTGGGTGGACGCCCCTGCACATCGCCTGCAGCGACGGGTACCCTGACATAGCCAG GTACCTCATCTCcctgggggcagacagagacgcAGCCAACGACGATGGAGACCTGCCTTCAGACCTCATCGACCCAGACTTCAAGGACCTGGTGGAGCTCTTCCAAGGGACTCGGATGGACTGA